CAAAGATGACGAGTTTGAGGAGCCTGATTCCGAGGAATTCAAATTCAAATTCCGCGGCACCCCCTTTGGGGATAACCCGCGCTTCCACCTGACCGTCTCCCGGAAATTCTGAGTTTACTTTTCAGGTCAATATCCTCATATCGCCCCGGCGATTCTCTGCGGCTGTCAGTGAAATAGTGTGCGCTGAAAACGCCGAATTTAGTTATTGACTCCCTTTCATCGTGACTCTATCGTAGTCATATGCGGGAAGTCTATATCCTCCTGAGATTAATCCGAATTCAAAACTGCCTGATGACCGCCGCCGGAGTCTGGCTGGGCGCCTATCTGACCGGCGAAAACTACTCGGCAACTGTCGTATATTTCGCATCCTTAGTCGGCGCCTTGGTCTGTGCCGCCGGAAATCTCTTTAATGATATTACCGACATTGAAATCGACAGGGTCAATCACCCCCAAAGACCGCTTCCGTCCGGCGATATTACCGTCTCAGCGGCCGCTATTGCCGTTTTATTGCTGGTTATCGTCTCCCAGACCATCAGTCTCATTGTCAGCGGAGTTCTGGCAATAGCAACGGCCATATCTCTCGCGCTTTTGGCTCTTTACAACATCCGGCTGAAAAAACTCCCCCTTGTCGGAAACACCACGGTGGCGCTACTGGGGGCATTTCCTCTCGCTCTGGGAGCGCTTCTGGCCGCACCAAAATCGCTATCGTATATCCCCGGACCGATTGTTGCCACAGGATTTGCCTTTTTGATTCACCTCACGCGAGAAATTCTGAAAGACCTGGTAGATTGGAGGGGGGATAACCTGGCATCATATAAGACCCTTCCGTCATATCTGAAGCCAAGGTTTGTCATTCTGCTTGTTGCGATATTGATGACGCTATTGGCAGTCCTGGTTCTGATATCCGCCAACCTTGACTGGTACAATCAGTATTACACCTATACAGCCGCGATTCTGGTGGCGCTTCCCCTTCTCCTGCTTGCAGTGTTTATTGCATCAAGGCAAGACATTGATAGACACAGAGTTGCCGCATCAGTTTTGAAGCTGGTTATGGTTGCCGGTATGATTGCTTTCCTGGTCGGAAGAAAATAAATTTATTGCAACCTCGTGCAAGAAATCCGGTATAAATCAAATTAATTGAAAGTGATGTCTTATTGCCAAAGGTGATAAAATATTAGATCTTACCCGCTCGTTATGAACAAAGTTAAAGCGACGTTGATGTTGACAAGGCTGTTGATTCTGCAGGGGGCGCTGATGTTGGTTAGTCTCCCTGCGGCGGCGGGCAAGATATCTCTAAGCGCCGGCATTGACAAAAACGATATCCGCTATGAAGACTCACTCACTTTGTCCCTCGAAATTCGCTGGGAAGGCAAGGTGGGGGATTACCGCTTCGAGCTGCTTCCTCTTCCCACTACCAATAATCTGAAATTGCTCGGGACAAGTTCTGCGGTCAGCAGCGATGTTGTCGATGGCATTGATATTACCACCCGGAGTTTCAAATATGCCCTGCTGCCGACTAAGGGGGGTACAGGCATTATCGAGCCGATGGTATTAGAGTATATCTCCCTTCCGGATTCACTGCCGGGGGAATTATCGAGTCAGCAGTTTCAGATTCTAATTCGAGAACCGGTTCCGGTAGAAGAAGACGGGAGCGGCAGACTCAGTTTTCTTTTCTGGGCAATACCGGCGCTTCTGGTGATGTCAGCGGCGGCGGTCATAATAGCGCGGCGAAGAAAGCGTACGCAAAGTTTGCCGACAAAGAGCGCCGAGGAACTTCTGCTGGAAGCCCTATCCGCGGCAAAGAAGGAATCATTATCGGAGCGAAAACTCTTCTTCACCCGGCTGTATTCTATGCTGTCAGCTTATCTCGACTCCAAATTGGGGCTGAAAACTGCCGGTCGGACCGCTTCTGAGATTGTCAATGACCTGGCAGCGTCCCCCATCCCTGAAGCAAGGAAGGCAAAGATAGCTGCCTGGCTAACACAGGCCGAAAAGGAAAAATATGCGCCGCTGCCGGGCGAGCCGGGTGATATGCTCAGGCTGGTGACCGAAATTGAAAATCTGTTTGAACAAATCATGAATAAAGATAAAGCGGAGGCAAAATGAACAAAGAGATTGCCGAAATTCAAGCGACTGTGGAAAAGGAATCGGCCTTTGTTGAAAAGCTTACATCACAGATTGGAGCGGTGATTGTTGGGCAGAAATATATGATAGAGCGGCTCCTGGTCGGCATTCTTGCCGACGGGCATGTTCTTCTCGAAGGAGTCCCCGGTTTAGCCAAGACCTTGTCGGTCAAGACCCTTGCCGACTCTATCGATGCCAAGTTTCATCGCATTCAATTCACCCCCGACCTTCTGCCGGCCGACCTTATCGGCACCATGATTTACAATCCGCAGAAAGGGGAATTCAGCGTCAAGAAAGGACCGATATTCGCCAATATAATCTTAGCCGATGAAATTAACCGCGCTCCGGCAAAGGTGCAGTCGGCTTTACTGGAAGCGATGCAGGAGCGGCAGGTGACTATCGGCGACAACACCTATAAACTGGATGAGCCTTTCCTGGTGCTGGCGACCCAGAATCCTATCGAACAGGAAGGAACATACCCCCTTCCGGAAGCACAGGTGGACCGGTTCATGCTCAAATTGAAAGTGACCTATCCTTCACCTATGGAAGAACGGGTAATAATGGACCGGATGACAGTCGGAAAGACGTACCAGGCGGAACGGATTGTTTCACCCAAAGAGATAAACCGGGCGCGTCAGGTTATCAATGAGATTTATGTCGATGATAAAGTCAAAGAATATATCATCAATATTGTCTTTGCCACGCGAGAGCCGGAGAAATACGGCTTAAGCGAACTGAAAGACCTGATTGCCTATGGGGCATCACCGCGCGCCACTATCTATCTGAATACCGCCGCCAAGGCGCACGCCTTTTTGAAAGGCAGAGGGTATATCACGCCGGAAGATATCAAAGCTATCGGCAAGGATGTCTTGCGGCATCGGGTTATCGTGACCTACGAAGCCGAAGCGGAAGAGAAAACATCGGACGATATCGTTCAGAAGATATTCGATACCATTGAAGTCCCCTGATTTGAGCGATGGACCAGAAAGAAATATTTAAAAAAATACGGCGCATTGAAATCAAGACCCGCCGGATTGTCAACGACCTCTTTTCGGGCGAATACCATTCCACCTTCAAAGGTCGCGGAATGGAGTTTGAAGAGGTGCGGCAGTACGAGCCGGGTGATGATATTCGCCTGATTGACTGGAATGTTACCGCTCGCACCGGTTACCCCTTCATAAAGAAATTCCGGGAAGAACGAGAGCTATCGGTGATTTTTCTGGTCGATATGTCATCCTCCGGCTTTTTCGGCACCAAGGAGCGGTTCAAAGAAGAAACATCCGCGGAACTCTGCGCTCTTCTGGCTTTTTCCGCCATCAAGAACAATGACAAAGTGGGGATGATAATCTTCACCGACCGGATTGAAAAGTTCATTCCCCCCAAGAAGGGCAAAGCGCATGTCCTTCGGCTCATTCGCGAAATACTGTATTTCGAACCGGTGGGGAAGAAAACCGATATTGCTTCCGCGCTGGAATATTTCAACAGGGTCATAAAGAAGAAGTCGGTGGTTTTTCTCATTTCTGATTTTCTTTCGGAGGATTACCTCAAGCCGCTGCAAATCGCCAACAACAAACATGATATAATTGCCGTGAAAATATCTGACCCGCGAGAACTAAAGTTTGAAAATGTTGGGCTGATAGAGCTGGAGGATGCCGAAACCGGGGAGACTGTCATAATCGATACCGGTTCTTCAGCCTTTCGTCTCGATTTTGCGCAGAAGGCGGAAGCCGATAACTTTAGCCTGAAGCGGGCTTTCCGTCTCATAAATACTGATTTCATTCAGATAGTGACAGACCAATCATATATCGTGCCGTTGATTAACTTTTTCAGAATGAGGGAGAAAAGACGTTAGTATGTCGCAATGGTCAAATAAGCGAGGAGCGGTATCCCTGGCTGCCATCAGTCTCATTATATCGTTGCTGACACTGGCGGCAGTCATCTATCTGGTGGTCTTAACGACCTCCTCCGCCAAGAACCGGGACTACAGGGTGGAGAAAAGCCTTGCCGGCGAATTGAGCGACAACAACCTTCCTCTGGCGGCGATTGAAGAATACCGGAAGATCTTGAACGACCGTAACCTCGACCCGACCATCAAGGGGAATATTTGCTACCTGATAGGACAGCTCTACTTTGAAAAACTGGCCGATTATGAAAATGCCGCGGCTTACTTCATTCGCGCCCGGAACCTGCATCCGGAGGGAAGTTTCTATGATGAAGCCGGGCGGAACCTGGTCGCATCCCTGGAGCGAATGGGACGACTGGCAAGCGCCAAACGGGAATTGGACCGGACGGTAAATCTTGATTCTGCCGTTGCTGTCAAACCGGGCGAAATCGTTGTAGCCCGAATCGGAGAAACGCCGATTTACCTGTCCGAACTGGAAAATGAAATTCAAAGCCTTCCGGCGCAGGCGCAATCGGAGTTCTTAAGCCGGCAGGGCAAACTCAATATGCTAAACCAGCTGGTGGGACTGGAACTGATGTACCGCGCCGCCTTAAGAGAAAAATTTGACCGTGACCCGCGCCTGCTGAAGCGCAAAGAAAATCTGGAAAAACAACTCCTGACAGAAAAGTATGTGACAGAGAGAATCCTGCCTCAAGTCAATCTCGATACCCTTGATATTCGGAATTTTTATCTGGCTAACAGGAAGGAACGGTACGGCGATAAAGCCTATGAGGAGGTCCGCTCCCGGGTGCTTCTGGATTACCAGCAGGAAAAATCGCAAAAGGCTCTCAATGAGCTTATAGAGAAACTGGCAGAGCTGGAGAAGGTTCAGATTTTCGAGGAGAATATCCGGTAAGATGAGTCGAAAATCTCTGATTGTCCTGTTATCTTTGCTTTTGGCGCATCTGGCGTTGCTGATATTTTTTGCGGCGAACCGAACGGTTGGCAATGATGAAGGATTCTATCTCAGCGCCGCCCGGATGGTAGGCTTGGGGAAAGCGCCTTATGTCGATTTCTTCTTTTCCCAGGCAATCCTGTTCCCGCTGGCATTCTCTTCGATGGCGCTCGACGGCTGGAGCTCCTTCTGGATTCTCCGTGGTTTTGCGGTTGCTGCCGGTTTCCTCTCGGCTCTCTTGCTTTTCGGTATTACCCTTAATATGACCCGCAATCTGAAAGTGGCTCTTCTGGCGCTGGGGATGTACACTTTCTCAGGGTTGACCCTTTCCATTCATTCTA
The Candidatus Zixiibacteriota bacterium genome window above contains:
- a CDS encoding geranylgeranylglycerol-phosphate geranylgeranyltransferase, with translation MREVYILLRLIRIQNCLMTAAGVWLGAYLTGENYSATVVYFASLVGALVCAAGNLFNDITDIEIDRVNHPQRPLPSGDITVSAAAIAVLLLVIVSQTISLIVSGVLAIATAISLALLALYNIRLKKLPLVGNTTVALLGAFPLALGALLAAPKSLSYIPGPIVATGFAFLIHLTREILKDLVDWRGDNLASYKTLPSYLKPRFVILLVAILMTLLAVLVLISANLDWYNQYYTYTAAILVALPLLLLAVFIASRQDIDRHRVAASVLKLVMVAGMIAFLVGRK
- a CDS encoding BatD family protein: MLTRLLILQGALMLVSLPAAAGKISLSAGIDKNDIRYEDSLTLSLEIRWEGKVGDYRFELLPLPTTNNLKLLGTSSAVSSDVVDGIDITTRSFKYALLPTKGGTGIIEPMVLEYISLPDSLPGELSSQQFQILIREPVPVEEDGSGRLSFLFWAIPALLVMSAAAVIIARRRKRTQSLPTKSAEELLLEALSAAKKESLSERKLFFTRLYSMLSAYLDSKLGLKTAGRTASEIVNDLAASPIPEARKAKIAAWLTQAEKEKYAPLPGEPGDMLRLVTEIENLFEQIMNKDKAEAK
- a CDS encoding MoxR family ATPase, producing the protein MNKEIAEIQATVEKESAFVEKLTSQIGAVIVGQKYMIERLLVGILADGHVLLEGVPGLAKTLSVKTLADSIDAKFHRIQFTPDLLPADLIGTMIYNPQKGEFSVKKGPIFANIILADEINRAPAKVQSALLEAMQERQVTIGDNTYKLDEPFLVLATQNPIEQEGTYPLPEAQVDRFMLKLKVTYPSPMEERVIMDRMTVGKTYQAERIVSPKEINRARQVINEIYVDDKVKEYIINIVFATREPEKYGLSELKDLIAYGASPRATIYLNTAAKAHAFLKGRGYITPEDIKAIGKDVLRHRVIVTYEAEAEEKTSDDIVQKIFDTIEVP
- a CDS encoding DUF58 domain-containing protein — protein: MDQKEIFKKIRRIEIKTRRIVNDLFSGEYHSTFKGRGMEFEEVRQYEPGDDIRLIDWNVTARTGYPFIKKFREERELSVIFLVDMSSSGFFGTKERFKEETSAELCALLAFSAIKNNDKVGMIIFTDRIEKFIPPKKGKAHVLRLIREILYFEPVGKKTDIASALEYFNRVIKKKSVVFLISDFLSEDYLKPLQIANNKHDIIAVKISDPRELKFENVGLIELEDAETGETVIIDTGSSAFRLDFAQKAEADNFSLKRAFRLINTDFIQIVTDQSYIVPLINFFRMREKRR